A window of Castanea sativa cultivar Marrone di Chiusa Pesio chromosome 1, ASM4071231v1 contains these coding sequences:
- the LOC142641499 gene encoding heptahelical transmembrane protein 1, which translates to MSFIEGGVWKRKGKEAMDQTHHNNEAAIINNSFPHDTKKSKKSKDHHHEDREKTKRFALVSFWELPDYMKDNEFIHNYYRANWPLKEALFSIFRWHNETLNVWTHLLGFILFLGLTVANLMEVPQVVDLLGFFTRSMLNSAETNISHNSKDFIVETTKLINLKDVTSPEMDIATASRWPFFVFLSGSMFCLLSSSVCHLFSCHSHHLNLMLLRMDYVGITIMIITSFFPPIYYIFECDPRWQFVYLGGITAMGIFTVVTMLSPSLSSSKYRGFRALLFSSMGLFGIVPTIHALIVNWGNPQRNTTLAYELAMATSYLTGTFIYVTRIPERWKPGWFDLAGHSHQIFHVFVIMGALAHYGATLVILDSQQTLNCERIM; encoded by the exons ATGAGTTTCATTGAAGGAGGGgtttggaaaagaaaaggaaaagaagcaATGGATCAAACCCACCACAACAACGAGGCCGCCATCATCAACAACTCATTTCCTCATGACACAAAGAAGAGCAAGAAGAGTAAGGATCATCATCATGAAGACCGTGAAAAAACAAAACGGTTTGCTCTGGTGTCGTTTTGGGAGTTGCCGGATTACATGAAGGACAACGAGTTCATACACAATTACTACAGAGCCAATTGGCCTCTCAAGGAAGCTCTCTTCAGCATTTTTCGTTGGCATAATGAAACTCTCAATGTTTGGAC GCATTTACTTgggttcattttatttttgggattgACTGTGGCGAATTTGATGGAAGTGCCTCAGGTTGTTGATCTTCTTGGCTTCTTTACCAG GTCTATGCTTAATAGTGCTGAAacaaatatttctcataattcCAAAGATTTCATTGTA GAGACAACAAAACTCATTAATTTGAAGGATGTAACGTCTCCAGAAATGGATATTGCCACCGCATCAAGGTGGCCATTCTTTGTCTTCTTAAGTGGCTCGATGTTTTGCCTCCTCTCAAGCAGTGTTTGCCACCTATTTTCTTGTCACTCTCACCACTTAAACCTCATGTTATTGCGAATGGACTATGTTGGAATAACCATTATGATCATTACCTCCTTTTTTCCTCCAATTTACTACATATTCGAATGCGACCCTCGTTGGCAATTTGTCTACCTTGGTGGTATCACGGCAATGGGCATATTCACTGTTGTTACAATGCTTTCTCCTTCACTTTCAAGTAGCAAATATCGTGGATTTCGAGCTTTATTGTTCTCATCCATGGGGTTATTTGGCATTGTCCCAACAATCCATGCTCTTATTGTCAACTGGGGTAATCCTCAGCGCAATACTACCCTAGCATATGAGTTGGCCATGGCCACATCTTATTTGACAGGGACATTTATTTATGTTACTCGAATTCCAGAGAGGTGGAAGCCTGGTTGGTTCGATTTGGCAGGGCATAGTCATCAAATCTTTCATGTTTTCGTGATTATGGGTGCATTGGCTCACTATGGTGCCACTCTTGTTATCTTGGATTCCCAACAGACACTCAATTGTGAAAGGATTATGTAG